The Geodermatophilaceae bacterium NBWT11 genome has a segment encoding these proteins:
- a CDS encoding TetR/AcrR family transcriptional regulator, producing the protein MQTRSRSERSADSRALILDAAVACLVSDGYAGASTLAVQARAGVSRGRLLHHFPSREELLVAATSHLAETMLTEAADHAVEVGAAITDPAERVDRCVELIWATFFEPPFWAAMELWNAARTDATLRAALRPQERRLRAAIRGVGDRIWGPTVTSSPRYAVVSELLFTSMRGVAIAYAFEDRPPATDPHVAMWQSLARELLES; encoded by the coding sequence GTGCAGACCCGCAGCCGCAGCGAACGCAGCGCCGACAGCCGCGCGCTGATCCTCGACGCCGCCGTCGCCTGCCTGGTCTCCGACGGCTACGCCGGGGCCTCGACGCTGGCCGTGCAGGCCCGGGCCGGGGTGTCCCGCGGCCGACTGCTGCACCACTTCCCGTCCCGGGAGGAGCTGCTGGTCGCGGCCACCTCGCACCTGGCCGAGACGATGCTGACCGAGGCCGCCGACCACGCCGTCGAGGTGGGTGCGGCCATCACCGACCCGGCCGAGCGGGTCGACCGGTGCGTGGAGCTGATCTGGGCGACGTTCTTCGAGCCGCCGTTCTGGGCGGCCATGGAGCTGTGGAACGCCGCCCGCACCGACGCGACCCTGCGGGCGGCACTGCGCCCGCAGGAGCGCCGGTTGCGGGCGGCGATCCGCGGGGTCGGGGACCGCATCTGGGGCCCGACCGTGACGTCGTCGCCCCGCTACGCGGTGGTCTCCGAGCTGCTCTTCACCTCGATGCGCGGGGTGGCCATCGCCTACGCCTTCGAGGACCGCCCCCCGGCCACCGACCCCCACGTGGCGATGTGGCAGTCGCTGGCCAGGGAGCTGCTGGAGTCCTAG
- a CDS encoding acyl-CoA dehydrogenase has protein sequence MDFDDTPDEAAYRARVRDLLAEHAADLVHLDAGEEAGDAAEQEQALRRTQRVLADAGLVGVAWAAEHGGQAGSLAQQAIVGQELARARVPALINHIGLGMCGPTVVAHGTPAQHERYLARLLRADDVWCQLFSEPASGSDLAALRTTAVRDGEDWVVNGQKVWTTLAHVADFGILLTRTDPGKPKHAGLTMFVVDMHAPGVTVRPLRQMGGQSDFNEVFFDDVRILDSERLGEPGEGWRVALTTLLNERVAVGGGGNDLGLSVESLARLAAAKLPGLTPERRVLARQAVGRAAVAALGNRYTGYRRLTAISQGGLPGPEASAGKLAGTAASRLVSDAGVRLLGDDAVFAVGTGDDGTGEDGAGRWQRNQAWLPGIAIAGGTDEVLRNIIGERVLGLPPEPREDKHRPFDAGSRA, from the coding sequence GTGGACTTCGACGACACACCCGACGAGGCCGCCTACCGGGCGCGCGTGCGGGACCTGCTGGCCGAGCACGCCGCCGACCTGGTGCACCTCGATGCCGGCGAGGAGGCCGGGGACGCCGCCGAGCAGGAGCAGGCGCTGCGCCGCACGCAGCGGGTGCTCGCCGACGCCGGGCTGGTCGGGGTGGCCTGGGCCGCCGAGCACGGGGGACAGGCCGGCAGCCTGGCCCAGCAGGCGATCGTGGGCCAGGAGCTTGCCCGCGCCCGGGTGCCCGCGCTGATCAACCACATCGGGCTGGGCATGTGCGGGCCGACCGTGGTCGCGCACGGCACCCCCGCGCAGCACGAGCGGTACCTGGCCCGGCTGCTGCGGGCCGACGACGTCTGGTGCCAGCTGTTCAGCGAGCCGGCCAGCGGCTCGGACCTCGCCGCACTGCGCACCACCGCCGTCCGCGACGGCGAGGACTGGGTGGTCAACGGCCAGAAGGTCTGGACGACGCTCGCGCACGTCGCCGACTTCGGCATCCTGCTGACCCGCACCGACCCCGGGAAGCCCAAGCACGCCGGGCTGACCATGTTCGTGGTCGACATGCACGCCCCCGGGGTGACGGTCCGGCCGCTGCGCCAGATGGGCGGGCAGTCGGACTTCAACGAGGTGTTCTTCGACGACGTCCGGATCCTCGACAGCGAGCGGCTCGGCGAGCCCGGGGAGGGCTGGCGGGTCGCGCTGACCACGCTGCTCAACGAGCGGGTGGCGGTCGGCGGCGGCGGCAACGACCTGGGGCTGTCGGTGGAGTCGCTGGCCCGGCTGGCTGCCGCGAAGCTGCCCGGGCTCACCCCCGAGCGCCGGGTGCTGGCCCGGCAGGCGGTCGGTCGGGCCGCCGTCGCCGCGCTCGGCAACCGGTACACCGGCTACCGCCGGCTCACCGCGATCAGCCAGGGCGGGCTGCCCGGGCCCGAGGCCAGCGCCGGCAAGCTCGCCGGCACCGCGGCCTCCCGGCTGGTCTCCGACGCCGGGGTCCGGTTGCTGGGCGACGACGCCGTCTTCGCCGTCGGCACGGGGGACGACGGCACTGGGGAGGACGGAGCCGGCCGCTGGCAGCGCAACCAGGCCTGGCTGCCCGGCATCGCGATCGCCGGGGGCACCGACGAGGTGCTCCGCAACATCATCGGCGAGCGGGTGCTGGGGCTCCCGCCGGAGCCGCGCGAGGACAAGCACCGTCCCTTCGACGCCGGGAGCCGGGCGTGA
- a CDS encoding acyl-CoA dehydrogenase produces MNFDLDQDQLDAAAGARRFFTDQASPAAARAALEEGPVQPGRQALADIGFLGITVAESTGGGGGALLDLAVVAEQAGAVLAGPSLVTAARAAVLLAEEPELAAALADGSRAFCVVDGSSPALDAVGADTFLALVDGDLVVGGGTVVTGQPMDATRGLGVVTLTDPRVLVPDAAALWARARDVALVVLAAEDLGTAGRAVEVGVAYAKERHAFGRAIGSYQAVKHSLVDAWVGVEQLRSLVWWSAWAADRAPDELPLAAAAAKAFAAETLERAAETCIQVHGGTGFTWEHDAHLYWRRAKVDRLLLGDAAEHHDVVAGLVLAGALS; encoded by the coding sequence GTGAACTTCGACCTCGACCAGGACCAGCTCGACGCCGCCGCTGGGGCGCGCCGGTTCTTCACCGACCAGGCCTCCCCGGCCGCCGCCCGCGCGGCGCTGGAGGAGGGACCGGTGCAGCCGGGCCGGCAGGCGCTGGCCGACATCGGGTTCCTCGGGATCACCGTGGCGGAGTCCACCGGTGGGGGCGGCGGTGCGCTGCTGGACCTCGCCGTCGTCGCCGAGCAGGCCGGTGCGGTGCTGGCCGGTCCCTCGCTGGTCACCGCGGCCCGTGCCGCGGTGCTGCTGGCGGAGGAGCCCGAGCTGGCCGCCGCGCTGGCCGACGGGTCACGGGCCTTCTGCGTGGTGGACGGCTCGTCCCCGGCGCTGGACGCGGTCGGGGCCGACACGTTCCTGGCGCTCGTCGACGGCGACCTCGTGGTGGGGGGCGGCACCGTGGTCACCGGGCAGCCGATGGACGCCACCCGGGGCCTCGGCGTCGTCACGCTCACCGACCCCCGGGTGCTCGTGCCCGACGCCGCGGCGCTGTGGGCCCGGGCCCGGGACGTCGCCCTGGTCGTACTGGCCGCCGAGGACCTGGGCACGGCCGGGAGGGCCGTCGAGGTGGGCGTGGCCTACGCGAAGGAGCGGCACGCCTTCGGCCGGGCGATCGGCAGCTACCAGGCGGTCAAACATTCCCTGGTCGACGCCTGGGTCGGGGTCGAGCAGCTGCGCTCGCTGGTCTGGTGGTCGGCCTGGGCCGCCGACCGCGCCCCCGACGAGCTGCCGTTGGCCGCAGCCGCCGCGAAGGCGTTCGCCGCGGAGACCCTGGAGCGCGCCGCGGAGACCTGCATCCAGGTGCACGGCGGCACCGGGTTCACCTGGGAGCACGACGCGCACCTGTACTGGCGGCGGGCCAAGGTCGACCGGCTGCTGCTGGGCGACGCTGCCGAGCACCACGACGTCGTCGCCGGGCTCGTCCTGGCCGGGGCGCTGTCGTGA
- a CDS encoding enoyl-CoA hydratase (Catalyzes the reversible hydration of unsaturated fatty acyl-CoA to beta-hydroxyacyl-CoA), with product MRQWEQVSWAVDGGVGTLTLDRPDRRNAYTPVMARELGEVAAVADADDAVRVVVVTGTGRDFCVGADLQGAGTFDRSAQAAQAGTIDGVARDWGGIGALPFAALRKPVIAAVNGAAVGIGATMILPMDVRIAGESARFGYVFARRGIVPEAASSWFLPRVVGISQAMEWVATGRVFDAAEALRGRLVSRVVPDAELLDTAYAVAHEIADNTSGVSVAASRQLLWSMLSASSPWDAHRAESRALVELGAGADAAEGVASFLEKRPAVFTAPLDGIGEGWPAPPPDLA from the coding sequence GTGAGGCAGTGGGAGCAGGTCTCCTGGGCCGTGGACGGCGGGGTCGGCACGTTGACCCTGGACCGGCCGGACCGGCGCAACGCCTACACCCCGGTGATGGCCCGCGAGCTGGGCGAGGTGGCCGCGGTGGCCGATGCCGACGACGCGGTCCGGGTCGTGGTGGTGACCGGCACCGGACGGGACTTCTGCGTCGGGGCCGACCTGCAGGGGGCGGGCACCTTCGACCGCAGCGCCCAGGCCGCGCAGGCCGGCACCATCGACGGGGTCGCCCGCGACTGGGGTGGCATCGGTGCACTGCCGTTCGCCGCGCTGCGCAAGCCGGTGATCGCCGCGGTCAACGGTGCCGCGGTGGGCATCGGCGCCACGATGATCCTGCCGATGGACGTCCGGATCGCCGGGGAGTCGGCCCGCTTCGGCTACGTCTTCGCCCGCCGCGGGATCGTCCCGGAGGCCGCCTCGAGCTGGTTCCTGCCGCGGGTGGTGGGGATCAGCCAGGCCATGGAGTGGGTGGCGACCGGGCGGGTGTTCGACGCCGCCGAGGCGCTGCGCGGCCGCCTGGTGTCCCGCGTCGTCCCCGATGCCGAGCTGCTGGACACCGCCTACGCGGTGGCCCACGAGATCGCCGACAACACCTCCGGGGTCTCCGTGGCGGCGTCCCGGCAGCTGCTGTGGTCGATGTTGTCGGCGTCCAGCCCGTGGGACGCGCACCGGGCCGAGTCCCGGGCGCTGGTCGAGCTCGGCGCCGGGGCCGACGCCGCGGAGGGCGTGGCCTCCTTCCTGGAGAAGCGGCCCGCGGTGTTCACCGCCCCGCTGGACGGCATCGGCGAGGGCTGGCCCGCACCCCCGCCGGACCTGGCCTGA
- a CDS encoding 2Fe-2S iron-sulfur cluster binding domain-containing protein yields the protein MDNEITLRVDGAVTPLTVDTRTSLLDALRERLGNTSAKKGCDHGQCGACTVLLDGRRVNSCLVLAVTAEGQEVTTSDGLAGDGPHRLHETFVDHDAYQCGYCTPGQITSAAGVLAEAAQGWPSAVSEDLVAERTDLTDAEIRERMSGNLCRCAAYANIVPAVAEVATEQGVRA from the coding sequence GTGGACAACGAGATCACCCTGCGGGTGGACGGCGCGGTCACCCCGCTGACCGTCGACACCCGCACCTCCCTGCTGGACGCCCTGCGCGAGCGCCTGGGCAACACGAGTGCGAAGAAGGGCTGCGACCACGGCCAGTGCGGGGCCTGCACGGTCCTGCTCGACGGCCGCCGGGTCAACAGCTGCCTGGTCCTGGCGGTCACCGCCGAGGGCCAGGAGGTCACCACCTCGGACGGGCTGGCCGGCGACGGACCGCACCGGCTGCACGAGACGTTCGTCGACCACGACGCCTACCAGTGCGGCTACTGCACCCCCGGCCAGATCACCTCGGCGGCCGGCGTGCTCGCCGAGGCCGCGCAGGGCTGGCCCAGCGCGGTGAGCGAGGACCTCGTCGCCGAGCGGACCGACCTCACCGACGCCGAGATCCGCGAGCGCATGTCGGGCAACCTCTGCCGCTGCGCCGCGTACGCCAACATCGTCCCGGCGGTCGCCGAGGTCGCCACGGAACAGGGAGTGCGCGCGTGA